The genomic segment TAGGGTGGCACAGTGAGAAATAATCTAAAAATCCTAATGTCTTTGCATGGTGTGATTATGGTGTGTACTATGGTATGGGTTAGAAACTAAATCCAATAAATAAGCTGTGACAATGCTGCATAAAGTCGCTTTAGTTATAACTTTGCTCACATAAGCACAACACTGTATATGGTATTTGCAAAACTGCCTATGTAAGTAAAATTTACATTGGTAGCTATACAACCTTTATATCTAGGTCACAAAGTACATGAAACTCACGTAACAGTCATATTTCCAGCTTCCATGAACCACAGCGCACCAAAAAAGTTGTTACTGATAGCACCTATCCTTTTACCAACAGCCTCCATAGTTTCAGGTCTAGGTGGAGTATCTTCCACTAGGGTAAACCCGTACTGGTAAAGGTTTCTCAGTAGAGCCAAAAGGGACTGGTTATCATCCTGCATGATATCACCGTACTTCATCTTTGGTGGATTATCTTTGATACTGCTGTCCCATAAGGTCACCTCTCTTGTTCTCTTTGGTGTGAGCACCTTATTGTGGCAGTAGCTGTTAGTCAGTAGCCAGTCATACGAAAATTGTGAACAGTGCCCATCTGCCCATTCAACTTCTACCGAACCACTCTCATCGTCGGGTATGCGAACATCAGCAGGGGTAGCATCTTCCAGGGTGTTTAATAGTCGTTGACTGAAGTTGGAATCACGACAGAGCGAGCACTGGCAGTTGTCTCGCAGCCAAGGGAAGTGATATTTGGACCACTCGCTTTTTTCACTACTCCAGTTAACTACGACACATCTGTCCTTTTTGTCTACCGTAGGCGCCACCGTAGGAATAGTCAAGGCGGCCCTTTGTACAGGATATATCACACGGGGAACATGCTTGGAGAGTAATACTGCTCTACTGACGAAAGAAAGCATCGCCGACCTCATGAATGTATGATTGACCTTTCTATCTTGATGATGTAATCTACTTTTATGTGCACGTGAGAGTCATCGCGCGTGCGTAACAAGCAATGAGGAGCAGCTACCGGTCAGGTTACTAGTGTGTACACTGAAGAGACCATGAAAGTATGCATGATTTTACTGGAGGCCATTGCAGTTTGAATTTCTATTTAACTAGCTCTATAGTGAACTGTCAGTTGCGTAGCTTTTTGATCGAAGATGAAACGTGTACTATGTATTCTAGCGGTTGTCATCGGTAGTTCTCTAGTATCACTAACAGCGTCTGGATTATTTATTTGGAACGTAGTTCCTACTCGACTAACAAATCAATTCCATAGTAGTATTACTCTACTATCCATACAACCACCAGTACACTACGCGGGAGGCGAGGACACTGGCGTTCAACATGACAGTGATGCAGTTTCTTCGAGTTGGACAGCTGACACCAACGCTGACTCAAGTTACAATTCTGAACAGGTGAATTCATTTTCGTCTGAGACACTGCCACAAGATGTTGAAGCTTTAGATCATGATAGTGATGACAACACACTCAACCCACTTCCTGAATCCGTCATCAGTCGTGTCAAGAAGTTTGTATTTTTTATAGGTCATTGTCGTAGTGGACACAGTATAGTTGGCAGCATACTGGATAGTCACCCACATATTGTGATATCTCATGAATCAAAACTATTTCAACGTCTTCTTAGGCAATCTGAACCAGATAAGTCATATATATTCAACACAATCTGGAACAGCTCTTACTTATCTGCTACCACAGGTATAAGAACAGCTAAATCAAATGGTAAAGGTTACAGCCTTGCTGTTAATGATCTATACCAAGGAACTTATGAATCGTATATTGATGTAATTGGTGAGAAGAAAGCCGAACTGACTACAGAGTTGTTCTTGTCTAGTCCTGCTCAACTGGAAAACGTTATTAACAAGCTGCAGACTGCACTTGGCTTACCGATGAAAGTGTTTCATGTAATCCGTAATCCATTTGACAATATTGCCACTTCAGCGTTGTTCAAGACTTTCAAGGATTCTCAAATTGGTAGGGTAAAAAGACAAAACATAACAGTTTCAGTAaattcaaacatacttaatgaAGAGATAGATACATATTTCCGCTATCTGCAAGCAGTAAAAGAAGCAGAGGAGATGTTCAAATTTGACTTAATGGTAGTCCATGGTAAAGACTTTGTGGCAGATCCGAGAACGACAATCATTGAAATGTGCAAGTTCTTGGAAGTGCAATGCTCTGATGACTACTTGGATATTACCAgcaagaagatttttaatggtGAATCTAAAACGCGTTACAAAATCAAATGGGAAGATTACCATATCTCGAGAGTTCAATCTTATATAGACAAATACAGTAGTAGCCTGAAGAGATACTATGATTTTGATTTCTGATGTTATAATTTTATAGTACTATACGTATACTAATTTTTAATAATAATGCACCTAGTATTCTAAGTGTATTCAtgtaagtatgtgtgtgtgtgtgtgtgtgcgtgtgcgtgtgtgtgtgtgtgtatctgttgtctagcacacacaaacatatacTAATAGAAGTCACATATAAAGCTGAGAATTCCTAAATAGAAAAAAGAAATCCAGAAACCCCACTACAACACTGTAAGCAGAACCCAAAAAATACTTACATGTTTGTACACTTTGTCATATATGATGTGTGCTATGtatatattagaatacatatAATTACATACTTCAGTGTAGATTTGATCTCTAGTAGAAGACCATTCAATTTACTGTATACTCATACTGGCTGGCAAGTGTGGcttcacacacatgcacactacagacacacatgtgtacacacacatacactacacacacacacatgcacgcacacaccaGTATatgcacacactatactacgacacatgcacacatacactacacatgcacacacacacaccagtacACACACACCAATATacgcacacactatactacactataGACaatataccccccccccccccccccaggggTAAAATATCATTCTAGGACTATGTGAAGCCAGCCTCAGTAGAATGAGTCCTTGATCAGATTCACAATGTGCTCAGCTGTGCATATTTTGAGTACACAAGTGCATATGCTTTCCTGTCATGGACTCTTAGTGACatataattacatatactgtatacatgtgAAATAGTATCAGAACGTGTAGAACAGAACAGCATGATGCTGCTTTCAGTAGTGAATACATAAGGCTTCTTTAACAAGTCAAAGTGTACTACATAttgtatgcataatatatatatatatatatctagtGTGCCTTCCGTGGACAAAACTGTAGCACTTGTATCACTATCAGTACTGCATCAGTGAATACACGGCTAAAACTGAATTAACTATAATATATGTAGAGCTGCATGGTGGCAAGTATGTTGCTTAGCTGGTGGATTGAGCAACAGGATGTTGAATTGAAATTTGCCAATCTTTTATATTAGCTATTTTAGTTGTACAACCAAATCCCCCTTTGCATTATACCCAGTGCAAATCAGAATGTAAATTCAATGCTGAGTATAATGAAATGATAAATGTGGCATTAGTTGACTCCAACACTTCATGCACAATAGATGTAGATGTAAACATGCCGGCTGATAAGGAATCTACAACCTTTTGTTGATAGAAGACTTTGTGATAATTATTTTGTGGAAAAAATAGCTCCTGCTTTCATTAAAATTGTGCTTAATACTCTGTATGCAGCATTAGAAATTCACAGCTGCAGCTACAGATTGTTTCCATTTCACAAATAGCCATACATGTATGGGGAAGCCAGGAAGTAGTTAGTGTTGTGTAAATATATGCAGTGATGCATTTAGTGAACTACCTGAACATCAACTGAAGTACTATTGGTACTTGAATGACAGAGACTGTTAGCTGTAACTATGAATAGTCCATATCACCATAATTATGCAGAAAGTGACTATGCATATAACCATACATATTTATTTATCTTACATTCAGATTGTATGGTACATTAGTATCAATAACTATGTAGCTAAGGATTAGCTATAGTCAGGCTACATTATTGCTATGAATCAAAATCTCGGTATCTTTTCAACCTTTCATAACTGTCTATATAGGATTGAACTCTTGAGATATGATAATCTTCCCATGTTATTTTATAACGTGTTTTAGACTCACTGTTAAAAATCTTTTTACTGGTAATCTCCAGGTATTCATCAGAACAATGTACATCCAAGAACTTGCACATTTCAACAATTGTTGTTCTTGGGTCTGCCACAAAGTCTTTACCATGAATCACCATTAGGTCAAGTTTGAACATCTCCTCTGCTTCTTCTGCTGCTTGATAGTAACGGAAATATGTATCTATCTCTTTGTCAATTGTGCTTGAATTAAATGTGTATGTTCTGTTGTGGCTTTTTACTTTACCTATTAGAGAATCCTTGAagttgtcatacagtacagttgtagCAATGTTATCAAAAGGATTACGAATAACGTGGAGTACTTTCATGGGTAATCCCACAGTTGTTCGCAGCTTGTTTATGACACCTTCCAGTCGAGTCGGACTATCCAAGAACAGTTCTGTGGTTAGTTCAGCTTTCTTCTCACCAATCACTTCAATGTATGACTCATAGTCTCCTTGGTATAGGCCACCAACAGCAAGGGTGTAGCCTTTACCATTGGCTCTTGACCTGATAGTTCTTATCCCTGACTCTCTAGCTGACATGTATGCACTGGTCCAGATTGTATTGAAAATGTATGACTTATCAATTGAAGATGGCATTTTAGCAAGCCGTCGAAATATTTTTGATTCATGAGATATTACTATGTGTGGGTGGCCATCCAGTAAGCTACCAACTATACTGTGTCCACTACGGCAATGACCTATAAAGAAGACAAACTTCTTAACACCATCAATAATTGGTTGAGGGAGGTGCTTCAATGTGACATAGTCATGATTTGTCTTAGATGATACTATGGAGTCTGTGGACACAGAATTAACCAAATATTGAGTAGGATCCGTGTCTGGTGTTATATTAGACACGGCAAGAGTCGATTGTGATGGCTCCTCAGTTGCCTCGATGTTGTATTGATCGTTGCTATCTTCTCCTTGGCGAGCTCCTTGGCCGAGGAATGTAAGGAGAGCGATACCGTGAAAATGATATCCTACATTATTCCCGCTACTAGTTTTCCGTAGATACAATCCAGATAAGATAAGTGACGACGCCGAGATCCCTACCAACACTGCAAGGAAACGTTTCATAACTATACTGAGGATTTAACACCATCACGTGATCTGtaggttataattaatttttcaaatattttgttagagatgtgtgggaggaagggagtgccattagggccggaggtAAAAAAATTTGATATGCGATGGAAGCCGTGGCCCCCTTGATCCGGCGAAGCTTCGTATGTTATGCACTTAGTCGGTGATACTAATTCAGTTCTAACTGTTCACAGGTGCCGCTTAAATTACAGCACATCTATGGCAAAACAATGCGTAATACTCTTGTGacgtagtctggcgccgcccgccccttactttttgcgaagggcgAGCTGCCCCAGACTTTTACATTTTAAAAATCTGTTATGTTTCCTCATTAATTTTCTAGTATAATTCACAGTGGTGTGcagcatagatattagagtacatgTGTGCAGCGCTTCCCAGTGACCTTAATTTTGGGTATATGCATGGAGA from the Dysidea avara chromosome 13, odDysAvar1.4, whole genome shotgun sequence genome contains:
- the LOC136243777 gene encoding uncharacterized protein yields the protein MRSAMLSFVSRAVLLSKHVPRVIYPVQRAALTIPTVAPTVDKKDRCVVVNWSSEKSEWSKYHFPWLRDNCQCSLCRDSNFSQRLLNTLEDATPADVRIPDDESGSVEVEWADGHCSQFSYDWLLTNSYCHNKVLTPKRTREVTLWDSSIKDNPPKMKYGDIMQDDNQSLLALLRNLYQYGFTLVEDTPPRPETMEAVGKRIGAISNNFFGALWFMEAGNMTVTHMSYGEKKIAPHNDMMGFNDTPGLFFFHVYELEGEGTDSLLIDSFRLASEVKKHNMEYFDLLSKVSLTYTNKYSETRDGVLHNGIYEEYPTTFTVDRNGEVVKIRLSQADRKPMDSIALAQAMKVLSCDADEAMDKMYKALRYLHSLIYDPKYMYKFRLKPGTLMLCDNHRLLHGRDEFTKGMGRRKACGLYVSQDEWHAKMKLLESELLD
- the LOC136243778 gene encoding uncharacterized protein, which produces MKRFLAVLVGISASSLILSGLYLRKTSSGNNVGYHFHGIALLTFLGQGARQGEDSNDQYNIEATEEPSQSTLAVSNITPDTDPTQYLVNSVSTDSIVSSKTNHDYVTLKHLPQPIIDGVKKFVFFIGHCRSGHSIVGSLLDGHPHIVISHESKIFRRLAKMPSSIDKSYIFNTIWTSAYMSARESGIRTIRSRANGKGYTLAVGGLYQGDYESYIEVIGEKKAELTTELFLDSPTRLEGVINKLRTTVGLPMKVLHVIRNPFDNIATTVLYDNFKDSLIGKVKSHNRTYTFNSSTIDKEIDTYFRYYQAAEEAEEMFKLDLMVIHGKDFVADPRTTIVEMCKFLDVHCSDEYLEITSKKIFNSESKTRYKITWEDYHISRVQSYIDSYERLKRYRDFDS